A part of Marinobacter psychrophilus genomic DNA contains:
- a CDS encoding RodZ domain-containing protein, with protein sequence MVNEENQAAPGNRPVGPQLKKAREAKGLSVVEVAEAQYLRPAIIQAIENGKYELIDTELFLKGYIRAYARQIGLDGNALIADLDRELEPMREEQAQAKAANPLIDIERRRCKKRRVAKTAFWLVALAVLGFLIFAFIYSPSQLANLPGAGAFTGDTAQQNVLESGLNGAVSSIDDDSTTQSTPDDFLPNETNDGDVSASPANAEGALEPLIGAGTGTFSDGEAPADGLGSSPAQTVGNLAAIVDNDILTLDAEEAPQVADNRGRLEIEFIDDCWVQIRDSYGRSLASGLKRQSDRIDLRSETDIRLVIGAANAIGIMRFEGASVDLGSKGIIGNRAEFVLALN encoded by the coding sequence ATGGTCAATGAAGAGAATCAAGCTGCTCCTGGCAATCGGCCGGTGGGCCCGCAGTTAAAAAAAGCCCGCGAGGCAAAAGGGCTGAGTGTGGTTGAAGTGGCCGAAGCCCAGTATCTTCGCCCGGCCATTATCCAGGCCATCGAAAATGGCAAATATGAGCTGATTGATACAGAGCTCTTTCTGAAAGGCTACATACGTGCCTATGCTCGCCAAATAGGCTTGGATGGTAACGCCCTGATTGCCGACCTTGACCGAGAGCTGGAGCCAATGCGCGAGGAGCAGGCACAGGCCAAAGCTGCAAATCCGTTGATTGATATAGAACGCCGGCGGTGCAAAAAACGCCGTGTAGCCAAAACCGCATTTTGGCTGGTCGCGCTGGCAGTATTGGGCTTTTTGATATTTGCGTTTATTTACAGTCCTTCGCAGTTGGCGAATTTGCCGGGTGCCGGCGCATTCACCGGTGACACAGCACAACAGAATGTTTTAGAAAGTGGTTTAAACGGTGCCGTAAGTAGCATCGATGATGACTCAACAACACAATCTACGCCAGATGATTTTCTGCCAAACGAAACGAATGATGGCGATGTGTCGGCTTCGCCCGCGAACGCAGAGGGTGCGCTAGAACCGCTTATAGGGGCAGGCACAGGAACTTTTTCTGACGGCGAGGCTCCAGCTGACGGCTTGGGGTCTTCGCCAGCGCAAACAGTAGGAAATTTGGCTGCTATCGTCGACAATGATATTTTGACGTTAGATGCAGAAGAGGCACCCCAAGTTGCCGATAACCGGGGCCGGTTGGAAATTGAATTTATTGATGATTGCTGGGTTCAGATTCGAGATTCTTACGGCAGAAGCCTGGCCAGCGGTCTGAAACGCCAGAGCGACCGCATTGATTTGCGCAGCGAAACTGACATTCGCCTGGTGATTGGTGCCGCTAATGCGATAGGGATCATGCGCTTTGAAGGCGCCTCGGTCGATCTTGGCAGTAAAGGTATTATTGGTAATCGCGCCGAGTTTGTTTTGGCTTTGAATTAA
- the ndk gene encoding nucleoside-diphosphate kinase, translating into MANERTLSIIKPDAVAKNVIGKIISRFEKAELHVVAAKMMHLSQDQAEGFYAEHKERPFFNDLVAFMTSGPVVVQALEGEGAILTNRDLMGATNPKEAEAGTIRADFASSIDANAVHGSDSAASAEREIAYFFNDNEICPRG; encoded by the coding sequence ATGGCAAATGAACGCACGCTGTCGATCATCAAGCCTGATGCCGTTGCAAAAAATGTAATCGGCAAAATCATCAGCCGTTTTGAAAAAGCGGAACTGCATGTTGTTGCAGCAAAAATGATGCACCTGAGCCAGGACCAGGCTGAAGGCTTTTATGCCGAGCACAAAGAGCGTCCGTTCTTTAACGATCTAGTTGCATTTATGACGTCTGGTCCAGTGGTTGTTCAGGCTTTGGAAGGTGAAGGCGCCATTTTGACAAACCGTGATCTGATGGGTGCTACTAATCCGAAAGAAGCGGAAGCTGGCACCATTCGCGCCGACTTTGCATCGTCTATTGATGCTAACGCGGTCCATGGCTCGGACTCGGCGGCTTCCGCAGAGCGCGAAATTGCTTATTTTTTCAATGATAACGAGATCTGCCCGCGCGGCTGA
- the pilW gene encoding type IV pilus biogenesis/stability protein PilW, whose product MVNQFVSARFMMLLMLVAAMLSGCVTTTDSRFAREADRQKALADYVQLASAYIGQGNFERARHHLERALEIDSKNSPALAAKGLVFASEGEPELAESNFRRSISADSKNTRANVYYGAFLYGQGRMEEARDQFAKASGDTGYQDRGSVFFNLGMTQEQLGDLSSAVSSYRRATELTRSDPKTLLALSRVLLETGDVKSADFYYSRLLTIMQRSDRLQHSSESLLVGVRIARLLDKRDQEASLALMLRNNFPESAELRQYKVLMSNGQ is encoded by the coding sequence ATGGTAAATCAGTTTGTCAGTGCCCGTTTTATGATGTTGCTGATGCTGGTGGCAGCGATGTTATCGGGCTGTGTGACGACCACAGACAGCCGCTTTGCCCGCGAAGCAGATCGCCAAAAAGCGTTGGCAGATTACGTTCAGTTAGCATCAGCGTACATCGGTCAAGGAAATTTTGAGCGAGCCCGTCATCATTTGGAACGGGCTCTGGAAATTGATTCGAAGAATTCGCCGGCGTTAGCCGCAAAAGGCCTTGTTTTTGCCAGCGAGGGTGAACCCGAACTGGCTGAAAGCAATTTCAGGCGCTCGATCTCTGCCGATTCAAAAAATACCCGCGCCAACGTTTATTATGGCGCGTTTTTGTATGGCCAAGGCAGAATGGAAGAGGCCCGTGATCAGTTTGCCAAGGCCTCTGGCGACACCGGTTATCAGGATCGAGGCTCCGTTTTTTTTAACCTGGGAATGACTCAGGAGCAGTTGGGTGATTTGTCATCTGCGGTTAGCAGCTATCGCCGTGCGACCGAGTTGACACGCAGCGATCCCAAAACGTTGCTGGCGTTGTCCCGAGTGCTGCTAGAAACCGGTGATGTGAAATCAGCCGACTTCTATTACAGTCGGCTGCTAACTATAATGCAGCGCAGCGATCGCTTGCAGCACTCATCTGAAAGCCTGTTGGTGGGAGTTCGCATTGCCCGCCTACTGGACAAACGCGACCAAGAGGCCAGTTTGGCGTTAATGTTGCGGAACAATTTCCCCGAATCAGCAGAACTCCGGCAATACAAGGTACTGATGTCTAATGGTCAATGA
- the trmJ gene encoding tRNA (cytosine(32)/uridine(32)-2'-O)-methyltransferase TrmJ has protein sequence MHKPSRPLGSPDTYNDRIRIVLVETSHSGNIGAVARAMKNMGLGNLWMVNPRSFPDETSYARAAGASDVLDTATVVGSLDEALADCVLVMGTSARGRKVPWPVMPPDQAATAAASHCGQGTVALVFGRENHGLSNDELQRCHYHIHIPSNPDYSSLNLAMAVQVMCYELRMNYLKGLETDARRPYLEPIAQPGDAGWDVAPASVGDVEGFFGHLQQVLEEIDFHRRDKPRQLMARLRRLFQRAKLDQMEVNILRGVLSAVQKTAGASGVEQSTSDTGPQAPEQDQGKSHV, from the coding sequence ATGCACAAACCGTCGCGCCCGCTGGGCTCACCCGACACCTACAATGACCGAATTCGTATTGTTCTGGTGGAAACCTCCCACTCTGGCAACATTGGTGCGGTAGCGCGAGCCATGAAAAATATGGGGTTGGGAAATTTGTGGATGGTAAACCCGCGATCGTTCCCTGACGAAACTTCGTACGCTCGAGCCGCCGGAGCATCGGATGTTCTGGACACTGCAACCGTGGTGGGTAGCCTTGATGAAGCACTGGCAGATTGCGTGTTGGTGATGGGCACCAGCGCCCGCGGGCGCAAGGTACCCTGGCCAGTGATGCCGCCAGATCAGGCCGCAACTGCGGCAGCCAGTCATTGCGGCCAAGGCACAGTGGCGCTGGTGTTCGGCCGAGAGAATCATGGGCTGAGCAACGATGAACTGCAACGTTGCCACTATCATATTCATATTCCGTCCAATCCGGATTACAGCTCATTGAATCTGGCGATGGCGGTTCAAGTGATGTGTTATGAGCTGCGTATGAATTATCTGAAGGGCCTTGAAACAGATGCCAGGCGGCCCTACTTAGAACCGATTGCGCAGCCTGGTGACGCCGGGTGGGATGTTGCTCCTGCCAGCGTTGGCGATGTCGAAGGCTTTTTTGGCCATTTACAGCAAGTACTCGAAGAAATCGATTTTCATCGTCGGGACAAGCCACGCCAACTGATGGCGCGTCTGCGCAGGTTGTTCCAGCGGGCGAAATTGGACCAGATGGAAGTTAATATCCTAAGAGGTGTTTTGTCGGCTGTTCAAAAAACAGCAGGCGCCTCGGGTGTCGAGCAATCAACCTCCGATACCGGGCCGCAAGCGCCGGAGCAGGATCAAGGCAAAAGTCATGTTTAG
- the iscR gene encoding Fe-S cluster assembly transcriptional regulator IscR has translation MKLTTKGRYAVTAMLDLALHGDHGPVTLAEISTRQEISLSYLEQLFSRLRRRHLVASIRGPGGGYRLSRGADAIFISEVVEAVSESLDTTRCGNKGDCQSGEKCLTHHLWSDLSEQIHQFLDNISLNDLMKKREIRQVADRQNLRQSAAGFETINTRLLSEQAPV, from the coding sequence ATGAAGTTGACTACAAAGGGTCGGTATGCGGTAACCGCTATGCTAGACCTTGCACTGCACGGTGATCATGGGCCGGTTACACTTGCGGAGATATCAACCCGCCAGGAAATCTCCCTGTCGTACCTGGAACAGTTATTTTCGCGGCTGCGGCGCAGGCACTTGGTGGCCAGTATTCGCGGCCCGGGTGGTGGTTATCGCTTGAGTCGCGGCGCCGATGCCATTTTTATATCAGAAGTGGTAGAAGCGGTCAGCGAGTCTCTTGATACCACACGCTGTGGCAACAAGGGCGATTGTCAGAGTGGCGAGAAATGCCTGACTCATCACCTTTGGTCTGACCTCAGCGAGCAGATTCATCAGTTTCTGGATAACATTAGCTTGAACGACCTGATGAAAAAACGTGAAATCCGCCAAGTAGCGGACCGCCAAAATCTGCGTCAGAGCGCTGCGGGTTTTGAAACGATCAACACCCGGCTGCTAAGCGAACAGGCGCCGGTTTAA
- the secD gene encoding protein translocase subunit SecD, with the protein MLNKYPLWKNLIILVALAIGFVYALPNLFPDDFAVQVTGARSSTEVDALVLERAVQALESQGIEVKSSSLQDRDALIRVTSGEDQLQARPAVQAVLGNDYLVALNMAASTPGWLRSLGAGPMKLGLDLRGGVHFLLEVDMETAVSQRLEALAGQIKRELREERIRYRGGELEGALEDGQEIILSFRDDESRAEAFTLIRRQYLQFLMDERTRGDERLIALTLSEAEVRSIQEYALEQNLTTIRNRVNELGVAEPLVQRQGTSRIIVELPGVQDTAQAKRVLGATANLEFRMEARPDTPASSIENFGFRDTPQRTARLERELIATGNNVANAQQQFDENGQPQVSITMDSVGGDLMNRATRNAVGRRMAVLFIEFRTETEDRMVDGEVVTEEKRVVDKGIISLATVQSALGASFRITGLDSIPEASELALLLRAGALAAPMYFVQERTIGPSLGQKNIDAGMMSVLLGFVLVLIYMALYYRGFGLIANVSLTLNLMLLIACMSILSATLTLPGIAGIVLTVGMAVDANVLIFERIREELKAGTAPQLAINAGYSRAFVSIFDANITTLLVALILFAMGSGPVKGFAITLSLGIMTSMFSGLVVSRSIVNVVYGGRRVEKLSIGGKQANA; encoded by the coding sequence ATGCTTAACAAGTATCCACTCTGGAAAAACCTCATTATTCTGGTTGCCCTCGCAATCGGTTTTGTCTATGCACTCCCCAACCTGTTCCCAGATGATTTTGCCGTTCAGGTTACCGGTGCTCGCAGCAGTACCGAAGTTGACGCACTCGTTCTGGAACGTGCAGTGCAGGCTCTGGAGTCCCAGGGTATTGAGGTAAAAAGTAGCAGTTTGCAGGATCGTGATGCGCTTATTCGGGTAACCAGCGGCGAAGATCAGCTTCAGGCCCGCCCTGCAGTGCAAGCGGTATTGGGTAACGACTATTTGGTCGCGCTGAATATGGCCGCTTCTACTCCGGGCTGGTTGCGCAGTCTGGGTGCCGGTCCAATGAAGTTGGGCCTGGATTTGCGCGGCGGCGTCCACTTTCTGTTGGAAGTGGATATGGAAACTGCGGTTAGTCAGCGTCTGGAAGCTTTAGCCGGGCAGATTAAACGTGAACTGCGTGAAGAGCGCATTCGCTACCGTGGCGGTGAGTTAGAGGGGGCCCTGGAAGACGGGCAGGAAATTATTCTCAGCTTTCGCGATGACGAATCCCGCGCCGAGGCCTTCACCCTGATTCGCCGTCAGTACCTTCAGTTTTTGATGGATGAGCGCACCCGTGGCGACGAGCGCCTTATTGCGTTGACCCTGTCCGAAGCCGAAGTACGATCCATTCAGGAATACGCCCTTGAGCAGAACCTGACCACCATCCGTAACCGTGTGAACGAACTGGGTGTGGCAGAGCCGCTGGTTCAGCGCCAGGGCACCAGTCGTATCATCGTTGAATTGCCGGGTGTTCAAGATACCGCGCAAGCCAAACGCGTTCTGGGTGCAACCGCAAATCTGGAATTCCGGATGGAAGCGCGGCCAGACACGCCAGCCAGCAGCATAGAAAACTTCGGTTTTCGCGATACGCCCCAACGTACTGCACGCCTGGAGCGTGAGCTCATTGCCACGGGTAATAACGTGGCCAACGCCCAGCAACAATTCGATGAAAATGGCCAGCCACAAGTCAGCATTACTATGGATTCTGTAGGCGGCGATTTGATGAACCGCGCCACTCGCAACGCTGTTGGCCGGCGTATGGCGGTTCTGTTTATTGAGTTCCGCACCGAAACCGAAGACCGTATGGTTGACGGCGAAGTGGTCACCGAAGAAAAACGGGTAGTGGATAAAGGCATCATTAGCCTGGCTACGGTGCAGTCTGCACTGGGTGCAAGTTTCCGTATAACCGGTCTGGACTCGATTCCGGAAGCGTCGGAGCTGGCACTGCTGCTGCGCGCCGGTGCGCTGGCTGCGCCCATGTACTTTGTACAGGAACGAACCATTGGCCCTAGCCTGGGTCAGAAAAATATCGACGCCGGTATGATGTCGGTATTGTTGGGCTTTGTGCTGGTGCTGATTTATATGGCGCTTTACTACCGCGGTTTCGGGCTTATTGCCAACGTATCGCTAACCTTGAACCTGATGCTACTTATTGCCTGCATGTCGATTCTGTCGGCCACGCTGACACTGCCGGGTATCGCTGGCATCGTTTTAACGGTGGGTATGGCAGTAGACGCCAACGTCCTCATATTTGAACGCATAAGGGAAGAGCTTAAAGCCGGCACCGCGCCGCAGCTGGCTATAAATGCCGGTTACTCGCGGGCTTTTGTCTCCATTTTTGATGCTAACATCACAACCTTATTGGTGGCGCTCATTTTGTTTGCCATGGGTTCCGGTCCGGTGAAGGGTTTTGCGATTACCTTAAGCTTGGGCATTATGACATCGATGTTCTCTGGCCTGGTGGTCAGCCGCAGTATCGTCAATGTGGTTTATGGTGGCCGCAGGGTCGAAAAACTTTCGATCGGAGGGAAGCAGGCTAATGCATGA
- a CDS encoding inositol monophosphatase family protein, with product MQPAIKMALRVARQGSDYLKAHFERQEPSDKDNSERERQLDRVEKAIYDNFVEQLEKAYKDHNIAPLNAADAGTYDKSWHIFPVLGRDNFLRGIPEFVLALAQKKNNRIESLLIVNPITGEEYAASRGHGAALNSRRVRVSEVRQLTSAALATNVLDQARKDDNPQLWGEIATVLATNSRIFRTSGCVVLDIARVSAGHLDAVIAFRPEGADLDLGVALAMESGALTGDFSGNPSASNAKQLIVANPKLFRELLKELHPFRGRLPR from the coding sequence ATGCAACCAGCGATTAAAATGGCCCTGCGCGTTGCGCGCCAGGGATCGGACTACCTGAAAGCACATTTCGAGCGCCAGGAACCCAGCGACAAAGACAACAGCGAGCGTGAGCGTCAGCTGGATCGCGTCGAAAAGGCCATTTACGATAATTTCGTAGAGCAGCTCGAAAAAGCTTATAAAGACCACAACATTGCTCCCCTGAACGCAGCGGATGCTGGCACCTATGACAAAAGCTGGCACATCTTTCCGGTTCTGGGTCGCGACAATTTTCTGCGAGGTATTCCGGAATTTGTTCTAGCACTGGCCCAGAAAAAAAACAACCGAATAGAGAGTCTACTGATTGTTAACCCAATCACTGGCGAAGAATACGCGGCCAGCCGCGGCCACGGTGCCGCACTGAACAGCCGCCGGGTGCGAGTATCAGAAGTGCGCCAGCTAACCAGCGCGGCTCTGGCTACTAACGTTCTGGATCAGGCCCGCAAAGACGACAACCCTCAGCTTTGGGGCGAAATAGCCACCGTTCTGGCGACCAACTCACGCATTTTCCGTACATCCGGATGTGTGGTACTGGACATCGCACGGGTATCGGCCGGCCATCTTGACGCAGTGATTGCCTTTCGTCCTGAAGGCGCCGACCTAGACCTGGGCGTTGCCTTGGCCATGGAATCGGGCGCCCTGACCGGGGACTTCTCTGGCAACCCATCAGCCAGTAACGCAAAGCAGCTGATTGTGGCTAACCCCAAGCTGTTTCGTGAATTGCTGAAGGAACTGCATCCGTTCCGTGGCCGCTTGCCCCGCTAA
- the rlmN gene encoding 23S rRNA (adenine(2503)-C(2))-methyltransferase RlmN → MTAPAEKTNLLGMPKAKLEAYFESLGEKRFRATQVLQWIHQRGVGDFDEMTNMSKPLRDKLKLIAEVRGPEVVYDELAKDGTRKWVMRMDNGNNIETVLIPDGERGTLCVSSQIGCSLDCSFCSTGKRGFNRNLTSAEIIGQVWAARKTFMPYAPGPDRPITNVVMMGMGEPLLNFDNVVDAMNLMMEDLAYGISKRRVTLSTSGVVPAIDKLGEVTDVSLAISLHAANDELRNQLVPINKKYPIAELLAATRRYLSRLPDKRKATIEYTLMAGVNDHVDQARELAEVLRGLPCKINLIPFNPFPESGYERPSMNATRRFQTVLNEAGYIATVRMPRGDDIDAACGQLVGKVEDRTRRSARYIAVQQVSA, encoded by the coding sequence ATGACAGCACCCGCTGAAAAAACAAATCTTCTGGGAATGCCCAAAGCCAAGCTTGAGGCTTATTTTGAGTCCCTGGGGGAAAAACGTTTTCGCGCTACTCAGGTGCTGCAGTGGATTCACCAGCGTGGTGTGGGTGACTTCGATGAAATGACCAATATGAGCAAGCCCCTGCGGGACAAGCTCAAGCTGATTGCCGAAGTACGTGGCCCGGAGGTGGTCTACGACGAATTGGCCAAAGACGGCACCCGTAAATGGGTGATGCGCATGGACAACGGCAACAACATAGAAACCGTGCTGATACCTGACGGTGAACGTGGCACCCTGTGCGTGTCATCACAGATTGGTTGCAGTCTGGATTGCAGTTTTTGTTCAACGGGTAAGAGAGGCTTTAACCGTAACCTGACCTCTGCCGAGATTATTGGGCAGGTGTGGGCTGCGCGTAAAACGTTCATGCCATATGCTCCGGGCCCAGATCGTCCGATTACCAACGTGGTAATGATGGGTATGGGCGAGCCTTTGTTGAACTTCGACAACGTCGTAGACGCCATGAATCTGATGATGGAAGACTTGGCCTACGGCATTTCCAAACGCCGGGTAACATTAAGCACGTCGGGTGTGGTTCCAGCGATCGACAAACTGGGTGAGGTTACCGATGTTTCATTGGCTATTTCTTTGCACGCCGCAAATGATGAACTCCGTAACCAGTTAGTTCCTATAAATAAAAAGTATCCAATAGCAGAGTTGCTGGCCGCTACCCGCCGCTACTTAAGCCGTCTGCCAGACAAGCGTAAGGCTACGATTGAATACACTTTGATGGCTGGTGTGAACGATCATGTCGATCAAGCGCGAGAACTGGCTGAGGTTCTGCGTGGCTTGCCATGTAAGATCAATTTGATACCATTCAATCCGTTCCCGGAAAGTGGCTATGAACGCCCGAGCATGAATGCCACCCGACGGTTCCAGACGGTGTTGAACGAGGCAGGGTACATTGCGACCGTACGTATGCCCCGTGGCGATGACATAGACGCTGCTTGTGGGCAACTGGTGGGTAAGGTAGAAGACCGAACTCGCCGCAGCGCTCGCTATATTGCGGTGCAGCAGGTTTCAGCGTAA
- a CDS encoding aminotransferase class V-fold PLP-dependent enzyme: MKKPVYLDYAATTPADFAVAAEMMRYLTLDGAFGNPASRTHGYGWQAEAAVETARRQVATLINADPREIVWTSGATESDNLAIQGAVAGHDAAHIITSMIEHKAVLDTCSWLQEQGVKVTWLKPDACGRIHVGQVVEALTPQTVLVSLMLVNNELGVISDIAAIGAQLRGRGVLFHVDAAQAPGKIPVDVKALNADLLSLSAHKVYGPKGIGALYVRRSPDVRIQAQIHGGGHERGMRSGTLPTHQIVGMGKAFELAADSLSADSARLEQLRGRFLGALAELAGVSLNGSLDTGFNGRETNDDTKLRVPGIINLSFSGVDAETLMLGLRELAVSSGSACSSATLDPSYVLRGIGLDDKQAHRALRFSFGRYTSGEEVDFAAAQIIDVVGRLRSAR, encoded by the coding sequence ATGAAGAAACCCGTTTACCTCGATTATGCGGCCACTACGCCCGCAGATTTTGCCGTAGCCGCAGAAATGATGCGCTACCTGACACTGGATGGCGCCTTTGGTAACCCTGCCTCGCGTACCCATGGTTATGGCTGGCAGGCCGAAGCGGCGGTGGAAACTGCACGCCGCCAGGTGGCAACGTTGATTAACGCCGACCCCCGCGAGATCGTGTGGACATCTGGCGCGACCGAGTCTGACAATCTGGCGATTCAAGGCGCAGTGGCCGGACACGATGCTGCCCACATTATTACTTCCATGATCGAACACAAAGCCGTTCTGGATACCTGTAGCTGGCTGCAGGAGCAGGGCGTAAAGGTTACTTGGCTAAAGCCTGATGCCTGTGGCCGCATTCACGTCGGACAAGTGGTTGAGGCGCTGACGCCACAGACCGTGCTTGTGAGCCTGATGTTGGTGAACAACGAATTGGGCGTTATTAGTGACATTGCTGCCATCGGCGCCCAACTGCGCGGCCGCGGCGTGCTTTTTCATGTTGATGCAGCCCAGGCCCCCGGGAAAATACCGGTGGATGTAAAGGCCTTGAACGCCGACTTGCTGTCACTGTCGGCGCATAAGGTTTATGGCCCCAAAGGGATAGGCGCGCTTTACGTGCGACGCTCTCCGGACGTGCGTATTCAAGCGCAGATTCACGGTGGCGGTCATGAGCGCGGCATGCGCTCTGGCACCCTGCCGACGCATCAGATTGTGGGTATGGGTAAAGCGTTTGAGTTGGCAGCAGACAGCCTTTCTGCCGACAGTGCCAGGCTGGAACAGCTGCGTGGACGTTTTCTTGGGGCGCTGGCAGAGCTTGCAGGGGTTTCTCTAAACGGGAGTCTCGATACCGGTTTCAACGGCCGTGAAACCAATGATGACACCAAACTGCGAGTGCCCGGCATTATCAATTTGTCGTTCTCGGGCGTTGACGCAGAAACCCTGATGCTGGGCCTGCGTGAATTGGCAGTGTCTTCCGGTTCAGCCTGTTCATCGGCGACACTCGATCCGTCTTATGTCTTGCGGGGGATCGGGCTAGACGACAAGCAGGCTCATCGTGCGCTGCGGTTTTCATTTGGCCGTTACACCAGCGGCGAAGAAGTCGACTTTGCGGCGGCACAAATTATTGATGTTGTTGGCCGGCTGCGGTCTGCGCGGTAG
- the secF gene encoding protein translocase subunit SecF gives MHDAQEKPFDFMGFRKIATILSITLLVLAIGLLAIRGLNFGMDFTGGTSVEFEYEQAPALAGIRTALSDAGYDQFVVQNFGSDKTVLVRLSESANDMLAQEITSTLTAGGAELKLISSEFIGSQVGEELKEDSGLGMLIALLVVLVYVGMRFQFKFGIAAVLPLAHDVIIVLGVFSLFQWTFDLTVLAALLAIIGYSLNDTIVVADRIRENFRTMRVGDSWEVINTSIHQTISRTINTSGTTLVVLIALYVFGGEAINKFALALIIGVVVGTYSSIYVSANLLIALGVCREDLILPVKEGVVGQDEDEQPPEWLNRM, from the coding sequence ATGCATGACGCTCAGGAAAAACCGTTTGATTTTATGGGTTTTCGGAAGATTGCTACGATACTCTCGATTACTCTATTGGTGCTCGCTATCGGTCTGTTGGCGATTCGCGGGCTGAACTTCGGCATGGATTTCACCGGCGGCACGTCGGTGGAATTTGAATACGAGCAAGCGCCAGCGCTTGCTGGGATACGCACAGCGTTGAGTGATGCCGGCTATGACCAATTTGTAGTGCAGAATTTCGGTTCTGATAAAACGGTCTTGGTGCGGTTGTCTGAGTCTGCTAACGACATGCTGGCCCAAGAGATCACCAGCACCTTAACCGCCGGCGGAGCGGAGCTGAAGCTGATCAGTTCGGAGTTTATAGGCTCCCAGGTAGGCGAAGAGCTGAAAGAAGACAGCGGTTTGGGCATGCTGATTGCCTTGCTGGTGGTGCTGGTTTACGTCGGCATGCGCTTTCAGTTCAAATTCGGTATTGCTGCCGTGCTGCCTCTGGCTCACGACGTTATCATTGTACTGGGTGTTTTTTCGCTATTTCAGTGGACCTTTGATCTTACAGTTCTGGCCGCCCTGTTAGCCATCATCGGCTACTCTCTAAACGACACTATTGTGGTGGCGGACCGTATCCGGGAAAACTTCCGCACCATGCGGGTAGGGGACTCATGGGAGGTGATCAACACCTCCATTCACCAGACCATCAGCCGTACCATTAATACCTCCGGTACCACGCTGGTGGTGCTGATTGCGCTTTACGTGTTCGGCGGTGAGGCGATTAATAAATTCGCCCTGGCGTTGATCATCGGCGTAGTGGTGGGTACCTATTCCTCTATTTACGTATCGGCGAACTTGCTGATTGCGCTCGGCGTGTGCCGTGAAGATCTGATCCTGCCGGTGAAGGAAGGTGTGGTCGGCCAGGATGAAGACGAGCAGCCGCCGGAATGGTTGAACCGTATGTAG